In the genome of Candidatus Aminicenantes bacterium, one region contains:
- a CDS encoding MFS transporter has protein sequence MSLLSRNPQGHSSAFRRRRFLNWFPLGLTYATMYMGRYNFNVIKNDIGAWYHLDKAQMGLIATFGFWTYGLSVMFNGPLADRIGGRRAILIGALGAGLLNLAVGLMFFNGWTGHVLWNMSWLWSLNMYFQSFGALSVVKVNSTWFHVRERGIFGGIFGIMISSGYFLATTVGSVLLASFANWNVIWFVPAAAMATMFLVDLLLVRNRPSHAGHADFDTGDGSNAHHAEDAPLPLKELLAKVFSNPVIVFLIGAEFCTGFVRQGVMLYFTEYLAEVYRLPKTVPLFWWTGVAFMLGGILGGLLCGWMSDSLFQSRRPPVAFVFYLVQVAMLALLGLSLGRGSWLGQLWAVVLLGLTAMFIFGVHGMLSGTASMDFGGRKAAATVAGALDGIQYVGSGLTGFGLGWVLKTYGWDGVGAAGHAPANAWVWVGCIIPFSLIGALVMTRIWHAKPGPAAH, from the coding sequence ATGAGCCTCCTGTCGCGCAATCCCCAGGGCCATTCCTCCGCCTTTCGCCGCCGGCGCTTCCTGAACTGGTTTCCACTGGGGTTGACCTACGCAACCATGTACATGGGCCGCTACAACTTCAACGTCATCAAGAACGACATCGGCGCCTGGTACCACCTGGACAAGGCGCAGATGGGGCTGATCGCCACCTTCGGCTTCTGGACCTACGGTTTGAGCGTCATGTTCAACGGTCCACTGGCCGACCGCATCGGCGGCCGCAGGGCCATCCTGATCGGCGCCCTGGGAGCGGGGCTGCTCAACCTCGCCGTGGGCCTGATGTTCTTCAACGGCTGGACGGGGCACGTGTTGTGGAACATGAGCTGGCTCTGGAGCCTGAACATGTATTTCCAGAGCTTCGGCGCCCTGTCGGTGGTCAAGGTCAACTCCACCTGGTTCCACGTGCGTGAGCGCGGCATCTTCGGCGGCATCTTCGGCATCATGATCTCGTCGGGCTATTTCCTGGCCACCACCGTTGGCTCGGTGCTGCTGGCATCGTTCGCCAACTGGAACGTCATCTGGTTCGTGCCGGCTGCGGCCATGGCCACCATGTTCCTGGTCGATCTGCTGTTGGTGCGCAACCGTCCCAGCCATGCCGGCCACGCCGATTTTGACACCGGTGACGGCTCCAATGCCCACCATGCCGAGGACGCGCCGCTGCCGTTGAAGGAGCTGCTGGCCAAGGTGTTCAGCAACCCGGTGATCGTCTTCCTGATCGGCGCCGAGTTCTGCACCGGATTTGTGCGCCAGGGGGTGATGCTCTACTTCACCGAGTATCTGGCCGAGGTCTATCGGCTGCCGAAAACGGTGCCGCTCTTCTGGTGGACCGGGGTGGCCTTCATGCTCGGCGGCATCCTGGGTGGCCTGCTGTGCGGCTGGATGAGCGACAGCCTGTTCCAGTCTCGGCGCCCGCCGGTGGCCTTTGTCTTCTACTTGGTGCAGGTGGCCATGCTGGCGCTGCTCGGCCTCAGCCTGGGCCGCGGCTCATGGCTCGGCCAGCTCTGGGCGGTGGTGCTGCTGGGGCTGACGGCCATGTTCATCTTCGGCGTGCACGGCATGCTGTCGGGAACGGCGTCGATGGACTTCGGCGGCCGCAAGGCGGCGGCCACCGTAGCCGGGGCGCTCGACGGCATCCAGTACGTGGGCAGCGGCCTGACCGGATTCGGCTTGGGCTGGGTGTTGAAGACCTACGGCTGGGACGGCGTCGGTGCTGCCGGCCACGCCCCGGCCAATGCCTGGGTCTGGGTCGGCTGCATCATCCCCTTCAGCCTGATCGGCGCCTTGGTCATGACCCGCATCTGGCACGCCAAGCCCGGCCCCGCCGCCCATTGA
- a CDS encoding nucleoside deaminase, translating into MKYPTSVTLNLPEWLNEMLSGKALLLPDPEARMRWVIGLSRQNVEHASGGPFAAAVFESSSGRLLGAGVNRVEPLNCSPAHAEMIAVAFAQKNLGSWDLGSDPARPAELAASSQPCLMCLGATLWSGVTRLVFAATAADVTTILGFDEGPLPAAWPQELEKRGIAVDPGVLRAEAAAVLELYKKKQGTIYNSRQG; encoded by the coding sequence ATGAAATATCCAACATCCGTTACCCTCAACTTGCCGGAATGGCTGAACGAGATGTTGTCAGGCAAAGCCCTGCTCCTGCCCGATCCCGAAGCAAGAATGCGCTGGGTGATCGGCCTCTCGCGGCAGAACGTGGAGCACGCCAGCGGCGGGCCTTTCGCCGCCGCGGTGTTTGAATCGTCCAGCGGCCGGCTGCTGGGCGCCGGAGTCAACCGCGTCGAACCGCTGAACTGCTCGCCGGCCCACGCCGAAATGATAGCCGTGGCCTTCGCCCAGAAGAACCTGGGCAGCTGGGACCTGGGCAGCGACCCGGCCCGGCCCGCCGAACTGGCGGCCAGCTCCCAGCCCTGCCTGATGTGCCTGGGCGCCACCTTGTGGTCGGGGGTCACGCGGCTGGTTTTCGCCGCCACCGCCGCTGACGTTACCACCATCCTCGGCTTCGACGAAGGGCCGCTGCCGGCCGCCTGGCCGCAGGAGCTGGAAAAACGCGGCATCGCGGTCGATCCGGGAGTCCTGCGCGCCGAGGCCGCCGCCGTGCTCGAACTGTACAAGAAAAAACAGGGAACGATATACAACAGCCGCCAGGGATAG